Proteins found in one Triticum aestivum cultivar Chinese Spring chromosome 4D, IWGSC CS RefSeq v2.1, whole genome shotgun sequence genomic segment:
- the LOC123097991 gene encoding phosphatidylinositol 4-phosphate 5-kinase 2: protein MPPQAAAASPQGDCCRHGQLPRWHGDAGAEALPFYVPLRKRLSVDGKSPAPRICIWECDGEAGDITCDIVAAPFRRSCSARMTMQPPAPFFRTMTPPPPRPQRVLEEEEEQQEARRPGKAIRKGHRSYGLMLNLQLGISYSVGKSSALPFKKLLASDFDPREKVWTRFPPEGSKLTPPHHSIDFRWKDYCPAVFRHLRKLFGVDPADYMLAICGNDTLRELASPGKSGSCFFITQDDRFMIKTVKKAEVKVLIRMLRSYYEHVRLHKSTLLTRFYGTHCIKQVGCPKVRFVIMGNFCCSEYKIHRRFDLKGSSHGRTIDKTERKIDETTTLKDLDLDYAFRLQRFWYEELMKQIQMDCVFLETQGIMDYSLLLGVHFRNDLSVSKIGLSQPMALPKSTGKRKSFEGGGNFCEQCFMETGCKERDLITESRRPFVQLGMNMPAQAERSSKRMLDKFLLNERHLFIAAPSGGPCDVYLFFGIIDILQDYDITKKLEHAYKSFQVNPGRISAVDPKLYSRRFQDFIRRVFVKQQH, encoded by the exons AtgccgccgcaagccgccgccgcctcgccgcaggGAGACTGCTGCCGCCACGGCCAGCTCCCCCGCTGGCACGGCGACGCCGGCGCCGAGGCGCTGCCCTTCTACGTGCCGCTGCGCAAGCGCCTCTCCGTGGACGGCAAGTCCCCGGCGCCGCGGATATGCATCTGGGAGTGCGACGGCGAGGCCGGCGACATCACCTGCGACATCGTCGCCGCGCCCTTCCGCCGCAGCTGCAGCGCCAGGATGACGATGCAGCCGCCGGCCCCCTTCTTCCGGACGatgaccccgccgccgccgaggccgcagagggtgctggaggaggaggaggagcagcaggaggCCAGGAGGCCCGGGAAGGCCATCCGCAAGGGCCACCGGAGCTACGGCCTCATGCTCAACCTGCAGCTCGGCATAAG TTACTCGGTGGGGAAGTCGTCGGCGCTGCCGTTCAAGAAGCTCTTGGCATCGGACTTCGACCCGCGGGAGAAGGTCTGGACGCGGTTCCCGCCGGAAGGCTCCAAGCTCACGCCGCCGCATCACTCAATCGATTTCCGGTGGAAGGACTACTGCCCTGCCGTCTTCAG GCACCTGAGGAAATTGTTTGGGGTTGACCCTGCGGACTACATGCTTGCAATCTGTGGCAACGACACGCTCCGGGAGCTGGCGTCCCCCGGGAAGAGCGGGAGCTGCTTCTTCATCACCCAGGATGATCGGTTCATGATTAAAACCGTGAAGAAGGCTGAAGTGAAG GTTCTTATTAGGATGTTGCGGAGTTACTATGAACACGTTCGTCTGCATAAGTCCACCTTGTTGACAAGATTCTATGGCACGCATTGCATTAAGCAAGTTGGATGTCCCAAG GTCCGGTTCGTTATAATGGGCAATTTTTGCTGCTCGGAGTATAAGATTCACAGGCGTTTTGATTTGAAAGGTTCCTCACATGGTCGGACTATCGACAAAACGGAGCGAAAGATTGACGAAACCACTACTCTGAAGGACCTCGATCTTGATTATGCATTTCGGCTGCAAAGATTTTGGTACGAGGAACTTATGAA GCAAATTCAGATGGACTGCGTATTCTTAGAGACACAAGGAATTATGGACTACAGCCTACTGTTAGGAGTTCACTTTCGTAATGATTTGTCTGTGTCTAAGATAGGCCTCTCTCAGCCCATGGCTCTGCCAA AATCTACTggcaaaagaaaatcatttgaagGCGGAGGCAATTTTTGTGAGCAATGCTTTATGGAAACAGGATGCAAAGAGAGGGATTTGATCACAGAATCCCG GAGGCCATTTGTGCAGCTGGGCATGAACATGCCCGCCCAGGCGGAGCGCAGCTCGAAGAGAATGCTCGACAAGTTCCTTTTGAACGAGAGGCACCTGTTCATAGCCGCGCCGAGCGGGGGACCGTGTGATGTCTACCTCTTCTTCGGAATAATCGACATCCTACAAGACTACGACATAACCAAGAAGCTGGAGCACGCCTACAAGTCTTTCCAGGTCAACCCTGGCCGCATTTCTGCTGTGGATCCCAAGCTCTACTCGAGGAGGTTCCAGGATTTCATTCGCAGGGTGTTCGTGAAACAACAGCATTGA